The DNA window AATACTGCCGACAGGTAGCCAATTTTTTGTGTTCGCCTGTGATGGAATAGGTTGTAACAAATCCTCTCGTCGAGCCGTATATGACCGATGCCCTTCGCATCGCTTCTCCGGCGGCGTACCGGATTTGGCCTTCCCGGTAGTGACAGTCCCCGTCGATTGGATTAGGACAATTCCAAACAGCAGCGATCGCCTGGCCGCAAGCTCCACAGCCGCCCGCTTCGCCTGATATTTCCGACACGTCGAGGAAGAAACCGATGCCAGCTTACCGTTCCAGAACCACGACCCACGGCCGCAACATGGCGGGCGCGCGCGGCCTTTGGCGCGCAACGGGCATGAAGGATTCGGATTTCGGCAAGCCCATCATCGCAGTGGTGAATTCCTTCACCCAATTCGTGCCGGGCCACGTGCACCTGAAGGACCTCGGCCAGCTCGTCGCCCGCGAAATCGAGGCGGCCGGTGGCGTCGCCAAGGAGTTCAATACGATCGCCGTCGACGACGGCATCGCCATGGGCCATGACGGCATGCTTTATTCGCTGCCCTCGCGCGAGCTGATCGCCGACAGCGTCGAGTACATGGTCAATGCTCATTGCGCCGACGCCATGGTCTGCATTTCCAACTGCGACAAGATCACCCCCGGCATGCTGATGGCGTCGCTGCGCCTCAATATCCCCACGGTCTTCGTCTCAGGCGGCCCTATGGAAGCCGGCAAGGTCGTGCTGCACGGCAAGACGCATGCGCTTGATCTCGTCGACGCCATGGTTGCGGCTGCCGATGACAAGATTTCCGACGAAGACGTCAAGGTCATCGAGCGTTCAGCCTGTCCGACTTGCGGCTCGTGCTCCGGCATGTTCACCGCAAACTCCATGAACTGCCTGACGGAGGCGCTCGGGCTGTCGCTGCCCGGCAACGGCTCGACGCTCGCCACCCATGCCGACCGTAAACGGCTCTTCGTCGAAGCCGGTCACCTGATCGTCGATCTTGCCCGCCGTTATTACGAGCAGGAGGACGTCAAGGCGCTGCCACGCACGATCGCCTCCAAGCAGGCCTTCGAGAATGCCATGGCCCTCGATATCGCCATGGGCGGTTCGACCAATACTGTCCTGCATATCCTTGCCGCCGCCCATGAAGGCGAAGTCGACTTCACCATGGCCGATATCGACGCGCTGTCGCGCCGCGTGCCGTGTCTGTCGAAGGTCGCGCCAGCCAAGAGCGATGTCCACATGGAAGACGTTCACCGCGCCGGCGGCATTATGTCTATTCTCGGAGAGCTCGATAAAGGCGGGCTCCTAAACCGGGATTGCCCGACCGTTCATGCAGAGACGCTCGGCGATGCGATCGATCGCTGGGACATCACCCGCACCAACAGCGAAACCGTCCGCAGCTTCTATCGCGCCGCCCCCGGCGGCATCCCGACCCAGGTCGCCTTCAGCCAGGAGGCCCGCTGGGACGAGCTCGACACGGATCGCCAGAACGGCGTCATCCGTTCGGTCGAGCATCCCTTCTCCAAAGATGGCGGCCTTGCCGTGCTGAAGGGCAATCTTGCGATTGACGGCTGCATCGTCAAGACCGCCGGCGTCGATGAATCGATCCTGAAATTCTCCGGTCCGGCCCGTGTCTTCGAAAGCCAGGACGCATCTGTCAAGGCGATCCTCGCCAACGAGATCAAGGCCGGCGATGTCGTCGTGATCCGCTACGAAGGCCCGAAGGGCGGCCCCGGCATGCAGGAAATGCTCTACCCGACGAGCTATCTGAAATCGAAGGGTCTCGGCAAGGCCTGCGCGCTCATCACCGATGGCCGCTTCTCCGGCGGCACCTCGGGCCTTTCGATCGGCCACGTCTCGCCGGAAGCGGCGAATGGCGGGACGATCGGTCTCGTCCGTGAAGGCGACATGATCGACATCGACATCCCGAACCGCACAATCAGCCTGCGGGTCGGCGAGGCCGAACTCATCGCCCGCCGCGCCGAGCAGGATAGCAAGGGCTGGCATCCCACAGAAGTTCGCAAGCGCAACGTCACCACCGCGCTCAAGGCTTACGCTGCCTTCGCGACGAGCGCCGATCGCGGCGCCGTCCGGGATCTGAACGTCCGCTGAGCGGACCAACCTACGGACAGGCTGATTGAGAGTCAGCTTCTCTTCCGACCGGCCGCTGTCAAAGCGGCCGGTTGATGTTTTTATAGGTCTCGTCGAGCTGCTTCATCCGCTCGTCGTAGGCAGCCTGGATACAGGCCGCGTCGGCCCCGCATTCCTGCCGCTTCTTCAGCCAGGCGGTCTGCTCGTCCTGCAATGTTCCGCGCGAGCCCATGGCCATCAGCCCGGAGAGCAGTTCGAAGGTCGTCACCATCTTCACATCGGCATCATTGAGCGCGCGGTTGTCGCAGATAAGCCTTTCGTCCGGCTTCAATTCCTTGCCATCGCAATCGAAGCTCGCAGACCATGCCAGATCCGATGTGGAAATCAGGATCGC is part of the Rhizobium bangladeshense genome and encodes:
- a CDS encoding lysozyme inhibitor LprI family protein — its product is MMTRRMLAAFGLAILISTSDLAWSASFDCDGKELKPDERLICDNRALNDADVKMVTTFELLSGLMAMGSRGTLQDEQTAWLKKRQECGADAACIQAAYDERMKQLDETYKNINRPL
- the ilvD gene encoding dihydroxy-acid dehydratase, which produces MPAYRSRTTTHGRNMAGARGLWRATGMKDSDFGKPIIAVVNSFTQFVPGHVHLKDLGQLVAREIEAAGGVAKEFNTIAVDDGIAMGHDGMLYSLPSRELIADSVEYMVNAHCADAMVCISNCDKITPGMLMASLRLNIPTVFVSGGPMEAGKVVLHGKTHALDLVDAMVAAADDKISDEDVKVIERSACPTCGSCSGMFTANSMNCLTEALGLSLPGNGSTLATHADRKRLFVEAGHLIVDLARRYYEQEDVKALPRTIASKQAFENAMALDIAMGGSTNTVLHILAAAHEGEVDFTMADIDALSRRVPCLSKVAPAKSDVHMEDVHRAGGIMSILGELDKGGLLNRDCPTVHAETLGDAIDRWDITRTNSETVRSFYRAAPGGIPTQVAFSQEARWDELDTDRQNGVIRSVEHPFSKDGGLAVLKGNLAIDGCIVKTAGVDESILKFSGPARVFESQDASVKAILANEIKAGDVVVIRYEGPKGGPGMQEMLYPTSYLKSKGLGKACALITDGRFSGGTSGLSIGHVSPEAANGGTIGLVREGDMIDIDIPNRTISLRVGEAELIARRAEQDSKGWHPTEVRKRNVTTALKAYAAFATSADRGAVRDLNVR